One Niabella beijingensis DNA window includes the following coding sequences:
- a CDS encoding ArsR/SmtB family transcription factor: MGITKTEIFNKQQNRLATILKALAHPARIAILQHIIKSQACICNDLVEELGLAQATISQHLRELKNTGIIKGSIEGTSICYCIDEKVWAQVNNELSIFFTSFTPGKSCC, from the coding sequence ATGGGAATTACAAAAACAGAAATATTTAATAAGCAACAGAATAGATTAGCCACTATTCTAAAAGCACTGGCGCACCCTGCACGTATAGCCATCCTTCAGCATATTATTAAATCGCAGGCCTGTATTTGTAATGACCTGGTGGAAGAATTGGGCCTGGCCCAGGCCACCATTTCCCAACACCTGCGGGAGTTAAAAAATACGGGGATTATCAAAGGAAGTATTGAGGGAACCAGTATCTGCTATTGTATTGACGAAAAAGTGTGGGCACAGGTAAACAATGAACTTTCGATATTTTTTACCTCATTTACCCCTGGGAAAAGCTGCTGTTAA
- a CDS encoding helix-turn-helix domain-containing protein, translated as MSEERKNNSTESIRLKELRIKLRISLNALYKITGVSTATLASIQKGSINYNNATLTTLSQAFGIEKNLFYDLTVAAPSREKLISALKKYVKQIGVDIDVKSLVSKSMTSFILTDYIDMGFLNTYKSTGQIIKEIAAEYNVQLKSPQTSKILLTKAADNNGVLEKRSGIKANTNEYRRKR; from the coding sequence GTGTCAGAAGAAAGAAAAAATAATAGTACAGAATCTATTCGCCTCAAGGAATTACGTATAAAACTAAGAATTTCTCTTAATGCATTATATAAGATTACTGGTGTCTCAACTGCTACGCTGGCAAGCATTCAAAAAGGTTCGATCAATTATAATAATGCGACCCTGACAACATTATCCCAAGCTTTTGGCATTGAAAAGAATTTATTTTATGACCTGACTGTTGCTGCTCCATCACGAGAGAAACTGATATCTGCTCTAAAAAAATATGTAAAACAAATTGGAGTAGACATTGATGTTAAATCTCTGGTGTCAAAAAGCATGACTTCCTTTATCCTAACTGACTATATTGATATGGGGTTTCTAAATACTTATAAAAGCACTGGCCAAATTATTAAAGAAATAGCCGCAGAATATAATGTGCAGCTAAAATCTCCTCAAACTTCAAAAATATTGCTTACAAAGGCTGCCGATAATAATGGGGTTCTTGAAAAAAGATCTGGCATAAAAGCGAATACGAATGAATATAGGCGGAAGCGATAA
- a CDS encoding SusC/RagA family TonB-linked outer membrane protein — protein sequence MFKIKITFACFFAYVSVASAQITGRVISVDREPLVAATLTLANQGQSAITDRNGAFVLILKKYTDTVIVTHTGYDADTLILTKAISHPLTIILQRSAATMEQVIVSTGLQKIPKERATGSFTVIDNKKLNEQVGKNIIDRLQYISNGYTALPARNTVTPLYTIRGLSTFTTSIAKPLVIVDNFEYQGDINNINPNDVENVTFLKDAAAGSIWGARAANGVIVITTKKGSFNKPTTVEVNANVTIGQKPDLFYNKNIASADFIDLEKFLYKNGYYSSQLTFPQYYPLSPVVNLLDKADRGILTDQQVNSEINRLKSQDVRNDYGRYFYTGAQTNQFAVNVTGGTKIYSWLFSSGFDDGHDELFAKYKRINFRLENTYMPVKNLEATVSAYYTQSKTTGGRPSFGSIATISGQLPPYISFADGKGNPLPVYTNYNSSYIDTAGAGKLLDWNYYPLNDYKYMSNQQTLQSLNATFGLRYIFLKHFNLEVKYRYLKQTTEMENIFAMGSFFTRNLINVFTQIDGSGTLNYKIPKGDIFDLHRSEVTGQNIRTQLNFSNKWAKHELSALAGMETSETVSSSYAHRMYGYNAEILTTSNVDYTTSYPMYPYGTSGFIPDLAGALEKRNDRLVSVYGNAAYTYNRKYILSLSGRRDASNIFGANTNDKWKPLWSTGLSWDIAKESFYKIDALSYLRIRTSYGHQGNIDPTKVAATTIRYSNVNPLTLTPYSVVDNFYNPDLRWEQVGMFNMGVDWSIKNKRLAGSIEYYTKKMSDLYASAPIESTAGTGLNTVIKNVGVMKGYGWDIELNSVNLTGKFKWLTNFILNTYSDKVVKANEITSLRPADLVGGTGSIVQGYGLYSYFAFKWAGLDPQNGDPQGYLNGTLSKDYGQITGDGTKLSDLVYIGSLLPRYYGSMGNTFSWNGLSLTIRLIYKLDYFFKRESINYTSLISNSVGHSDYSLRWQHPGDEMNTSVPSFAYPVNTSRDNFYQGSQVLATPGDHIRLQYINVSYNLKNSVLKNVRAIHSADFYIICNNVGLVWKKNKYNIDPDYSNTTIPEPKNIALGMRIGF from the coding sequence ATGTTTAAAATAAAAATAACGTTTGCATGCTTTTTTGCTTATGTTTCGGTAGCATCTGCCCAAATCACCGGGAGAGTAATTTCTGTTGATCGTGAACCGCTTGTTGCTGCAACATTAACTTTAGCAAATCAAGGCCAGTCCGCCATAACTGACAGAAATGGGGCCTTTGTTCTCATTTTAAAGAAGTATACCGACACCGTTATTGTTACCCACACCGGTTATGACGCTGATACGCTGATTCTTACAAAAGCCATATCACATCCGCTAACTATTATATTGCAAAGGTCAGCTGCTACAATGGAGCAGGTTATAGTAAGCACCGGGTTGCAGAAGATACCGAAAGAACGGGCCACCGGTTCATTTACAGTTATTGACAATAAAAAGCTTAATGAACAGGTAGGTAAAAATATAATAGACAGGCTGCAATATATCTCTAATGGTTATACTGCATTGCCTGCGCGCAATACAGTTACCCCATTGTACACAATACGCGGGTTAAGCACATTTACTACTTCTATTGCCAAGCCATTAGTTATTGTTGATAATTTCGAATACCAGGGTGATATTAATAACATTAACCCTAATGATGTAGAGAATGTAACATTTTTAAAGGATGCTGCCGCCGGTTCTATTTGGGGGGCAAGAGCGGCAAATGGAGTTATTGTTATCACTACAAAAAAAGGAAGCTTTAATAAACCAACAACGGTTGAGGTAAATGCTAACGTAACTATTGGCCAAAAACCAGACTTGTTTTATAATAAAAATATTGCCTCTGCCGATTTTATCGACCTTGAAAAATTTCTTTACAAAAATGGGTACTATTCTTCTCAGCTGACTTTCCCCCAGTATTATCCCTTGTCTCCTGTTGTAAATTTACTGGACAAAGCTGATCGTGGCATTTTGACGGATCAGCAGGTCAACAGTGAAATAAACCGCTTAAAAAGCCAGGATGTCCGAAACGACTACGGACGTTATTTTTATACAGGTGCACAGACCAACCAGTTCGCTGTAAATGTAACGGGCGGTACAAAAATATATTCCTGGTTATTTTCATCTGGTTTTGACGACGGGCATGATGAGCTATTCGCAAAGTACAAACGGATCAACTTTAGACTTGAAAACACCTATATGCCTGTTAAGAACCTGGAGGCTACAGTAAGCGCTTATTACACACAGAGTAAGACAACGGGTGGTCGCCCGTCCTTCGGTAGCATTGCTACAATTTCCGGGCAGTTGCCACCATACATATCTTTTGCCGATGGGAAAGGCAATCCATTACCTGTGTACACCAACTATAATTCGAGCTACATAGATACTGCTGGTGCTGGAAAGCTGCTGGACTGGAATTACTATCCGCTAAACGATTACAAGTATATGTCAAATCAGCAAACTCTTCAAAGTCTTAATGCAACGTTCGGATTGCGTTATATTTTTCTAAAACATTTCAATCTTGAAGTAAAGTACAGGTACTTAAAACAGACAACTGAAATGGAAAATATATTTGCAATGGGCAGTTTTTTTACAAGGAACCTTATTAATGTATTTACGCAGATTGATGGTAGCGGTACATTAAATTATAAAATACCAAAAGGTGATATTTTTGATCTGCATCGTTCTGAAGTTACTGGGCAAAATATTCGCACGCAGCTTAATTTTTCTAATAAATGGGCTAAGCATGAGTTATCGGCCCTGGCAGGAATGGAAACAAGCGAGACGGTTTCAAGTTCATACGCTCATCGCATGTATGGATATAACGCTGAAATTCTTACAACAAGTAATGTAGACTATACTACCAGCTACCCTATGTACCCTTATGGTACAAGCGGATTTATTCCTGATTTGGCGGGGGCGCTGGAGAAAAGGAATGATCGGCTTGTTTCTGTATATGGGAATGCAGCCTACACATATAATAGAAAATATATTTTGTCATTAAGTGGCCGAAGAGATGCGTCAAATATTTTCGGTGCAAACACCAACGACAAGTGGAAGCCTCTTTGGTCCACTGGTTTGAGCTGGGATATCGCTAAAGAATCATTTTATAAAATAGATGCGCTTTCTTACTTGCGAATCAGAACAAGCTATGGTCATCAGGGCAATATCGATCCTACAAAGGTTGCGGCGACCACCATTCGCTACTCCAATGTTAACCCCTTAACATTAACTCCCTATTCCGTAGTAGACAATTTTTATAACCCGGATTTGCGTTGGGAACAAGTGGGTATGTTTAATATGGGTGTGGACTGGTCTATTAAAAACAAGCGATTAGCAGGTAGCATTGAATACTACACAAAAAAAATGAGTGATTTATACGCCTCCGCACCAATTGAATCAACTGCGGGGACGGGATTAAATACTGTTATAAAAAATGTGGGTGTTATGAAAGGCTACGGATGGGATATCGAATTAAATAGCGTAAATCTGACAGGAAAATTTAAGTGGCTTACCAATTTTATTCTCAATACCTATTCTGACAAAGTGGTAAAAGCAAATGAGATCACATCATTACGCCCTGCTGACCTCGTTGGCGGAACAGGATCGATAGTTCAAGGTTACGGTTTATATTCCTATTTCGCTTTTAAGTGGGCCGGTCTTGACCCACAAAATGGAGATCCACAGGGCTATCTTAATGGAACGTTAAGTAAGGATTATGGGCAAATTACCGGGGATGGAACGAAACTATCTGACCTCGTGTATATTGGCTCGCTGTTACCCAGATATTATGGGTCCATGGGAAATACTTTTAGCTGGAATGGGCTTTCCCTTACAATAAGGCTCATTTATAAATTGGACTATTTTTTTAAAAGGGAGTCAATCAATTACACATCCCTCATCAGCAATTCAGTGGGACATTCAGACTATTCGCTCCGCTGGCAGCACCCGGGAGACGAAATGAACACCTCTGTTCCTTCCTTTGCCTACCCAGTAAATACCAGCCGGGATAATTTCTATCAGGGTTCACAGGTCCTTGCTACACCGGGCGATCACATACGGTTACAGTATATTAATGTAAGCTATAATTTAAAGAATAGCGTTTTAAAAAATGTGCGTGCAATCCATAGTGCAGATTTTTACATTATCTGCAACAATGTTGGTTTGGTTTGGAAAAAGAATAAATACAATATCGATCCCGACTATAGTAATACAACAATTCCGGAGCCAAAGAATATAGCACTTGGAATGAGAATCGGTTTTTAA
- a CDS encoding RNA polymerase sigma factor has translation MLFDHLVSGSEKDLSEIIATYHNRLYAYVNRYVRNPCSTEEILQDTFLTLWEHRHLMDKIPYPEGWLILTGMRKAVDYLRNEKKNPPITSLPDDDDKIPDPKSLIDILSHKETLRHIDNALQQLSPMRRKVMELFINTGMSRKEIGTELGIKDETVKSHLAAARDYITGYLKKRGQLPVVLILWILKIFNND, from the coding sequence ATGCTATTTGATCACCTGGTATCCGGTTCGGAAAAAGATCTTTCCGAAATTATTGCAACCTATCACAATAGATTGTACGCATATGTTAATCGCTACGTACGAAATCCATGTAGCACAGAAGAGATCTTACAAGATACCTTTTTAACGCTTTGGGAACACCGGCATTTAATGGATAAAATTCCCTATCCTGAAGGTTGGTTAATCCTTACCGGTATGCGTAAAGCCGTTGATTATTTACGAAATGAAAAAAAGAATCCTCCAATAACTTCTTTGCCGGATGATGATGACAAGATACCGGATCCTAAAAGCCTGATCGATATTCTATCCCACAAAGAAACCCTTCGTCATATAGATAATGCTTTGCAACAGCTATCACCTATGCGAAGAAAAGTAATGGAGTTGTTTATAAATACGGGTATGTCGCGCAAGGAAATTGGGACAGAACTGGGTATAAAAGACGAAACTGTAAAAAGCCACCTGGCCGCGGCTCGGGACTACATTACCGGCTATCTGAAGAAAAGAGGGCAACTTCCTGTTGTACTCATTTTATGGATCTTAAAAATCTTCAACAATGACTGA
- a CDS encoding RagB/SusD family nutrient uptake outer membrane protein produces the protein MKIRVKIIIQWLFVFILWGSQYGCKKYLSEKSNQSLVIPSTLTDLQSLLDNYLQVNQKDPVAGQISCDDFYLLDNDYNTLGENERNIYTWAKDNLFADGIDNDWARCYTQVGRANQVLSQIDNISYSTNEIPDWENTRGQALFLRGRAFLFAISLWGQAFDTKTAATDLGIPLRLDPEFNTRSVRSSVAQSYDQVVSDLKESIRYLPVNAVHPIRPCKAAAMALLARTYLWMRNYDSCLNYADACLQLRSELKDYNELDVNATYPFSAIRYTNPEDLANFIMYGPPASLSISKAKIDSMLYKSYDDNDLRKKIYFRANTGTNAGSFGFKGSYFGNSVPYDGVALDEVYLMRAECYVRTGNLNGALEDLNNLMSKRWRRNTFIPFTTSIAKDALIIILKERRKELVFRGLRWMDIKRLNKENADISLVRQVNNSAFTLLPNDKRFALPIPKDVISLSGMVQNER, from the coding sequence ATGAAAATAAGAGTGAAAATAATTATTCAGTGGCTATTTGTATTTATATTGTGGGGCAGCCAGTATGGATGCAAAAAATATTTATCGGAAAAATCCAATCAAAGTCTTGTAATTCCATCAACGCTGACTGACTTACAATCTTTATTAGACAATTATTTACAGGTAAACCAGAAAGACCCCGTGGCAGGACAAATTAGTTGCGATGATTTTTACTTGCTGGATAATGATTATAATACGCTTGGCGAAAATGAGCGTAATATATATACCTGGGCCAAGGACAACCTTTTTGCCGATGGGATTGACAATGATTGGGCCAGATGTTATACTCAGGTTGGCAGGGCAAATCAGGTCCTGTCACAAATTGACAATATAAGCTACTCAACAAATGAAATCCCAGACTGGGAAAATACAAGAGGGCAAGCACTATTTCTTAGGGGCCGTGCGTTTTTATTTGCTATATCTCTTTGGGGGCAGGCCTTTGACACGAAAACTGCAGCGACTGACCTTGGCATACCCCTTCGGCTGGACCCCGAATTTAATACCAGATCTGTAAGAAGCAGTGTTGCACAAAGTTATGATCAGGTTGTTTCCGATCTTAAAGAATCGATTAGGTATTTGCCCGTCAATGCAGTGCATCCTATACGTCCATGCAAAGCCGCGGCAATGGCTTTGTTGGCCCGTACTTATTTGTGGATGCGAAATTATGATAGCTGTTTAAATTACGCCGATGCGTGTCTTCAATTACGAAGTGAATTGAAAGACTATAACGAACTGGATGTTAATGCCACCTATCCATTTTCCGCGATACGATATACAAATCCTGAAGATTTAGCTAATTTTATAATGTATGGGCCGCCTGCAAGCTTAAGTATTTCAAAAGCGAAAATTGACAGCATGCTATATAAATCATATGACGATAATGATCTTCGTAAAAAAATATATTTCAGAGCGAATACGGGAACGAATGCCGGATCATTTGGGTTCAAAGGCAGCTATTTTGGCAACTCCGTTCCATATGATGGAGTAGCGCTCGATGAAGTTTATCTAATGCGCGCAGAATGCTATGTCCGGACAGGAAATCTTAACGGGGCGCTGGAAGATTTAAATAATTTAATGAGTAAAAGATGGCGAAGGAACACTTTTATTCCTTTCACTACATCTATTGCAAAAGATGCGTTAATAATTATCCTCAAAGAGCGTCGGAAGGAGTTAGTGTTTAGAGGGCTGCGCTGGATGGATATTAAGCGGTTAAATAAGGAGAATGCCGATATCAGTTTAGTGAGACAAGTAAACAATTCTGCCTTTACACTTTTACCCAACGATAAACGTTTCGCCTTGCCAATTCCTAAAGATGTTATATCCCTGTCAGGAATGGTGCAAAATGAGCGTTAG
- a CDS encoding arsenate reductase ArsC, translating to MKKVLVLCTGNSCRSQIAEGYLRHFAGDKAEIYSAGVETHGVNPKAIATMEADGIDISGHTSNNVAEYNNIDFDYVITVCDNAKERCPFFPTNAVKFHYNFPDPAKLQGTEEETMQEFARVRDMIKDYAKNFVQTNL from the coding sequence ATGAAAAAAGTTTTAGTGCTTTGTACCGGGAATAGTTGCCGCAGCCAGATTGCCGAAGGTTATTTAAGACATTTTGCCGGGGATAAGGCAGAGATCTATAGCGCCGGTGTAGAAACGCATGGTGTAAACCCGAAAGCGATAGCCACGATGGAAGCCGATGGTATTGATATCTCTGGCCACACCTCTAACAATGTTGCAGAGTACAACAATATCGACTTTGACTATGTAATTACCGTATGTGATAACGCAAAGGAAAGATGCCCTTTCTTCCCCACTAATGCGGTAAAATTCCATTACAATTTTCCTGATCCCGCAAAATTGCAGGGGACAGAAGAAGAAACAATGCAGGAATTTGCAAGGGTAAGAGATATGATAAAAGACTACGCTAAAAATTTTGTTCAAACCAACCTGTAA
- a CDS encoding RNA polymerase sigma factor, translating to MEKEAILKSAMSGDINAFQTLFGEFQNQLKSYLYRLLTDRDDVDDLTHDTFIKAFTKISSFNQDSSLKTWVFKIATNLAYDHLRKLKRWQADAQDRAADLAISSEEIRQVFWMVHDTSPAGAYEMREHIDYCFTCISKTLPIENQVALILKNIYDFQIKEIGLILDKTEGVIKHLLNDARNTMTDIFEHRCALINQKGICHQCSHINEIFNPKQNQQVELMKLELVKASKKYNREQLFTLRTLLVKAIDPLHAAGTDFHEEIMNCLKTAIGEKQDFFERKSDKKE from the coding sequence ATGGAAAAGGAAGCTATCCTCAAATCGGCAATGTCCGGTGATATCAATGCATTTCAAACACTATTTGGCGAGTTTCAAAATCAATTGAAGTCTTACCTGTATCGTTTGCTTACCGATCGGGATGATGTGGATGACCTGACGCACGACACTTTTATAAAAGCTTTTACAAAAATTTCCAGCTTTAACCAGGATTCATCGCTGAAAACATGGGTGTTCAAAATAGCGACCAACCTTGCCTACGATCATTTACGCAAGTTAAAAAGATGGCAGGCAGATGCGCAGGACCGCGCGGCAGACCTGGCAATAAGCTCAGAGGAGATTAGGCAGGTATTTTGGATGGTTCATGATACCTCACCTGCCGGTGCATACGAAATGAGAGAACACATTGATTATTGTTTTACTTGTATTTCAAAAACGCTTCCCATAGAGAACCAGGTAGCGCTTATTTTAAAGAATATTTACGATTTTCAGATAAAGGAAATCGGTCTTATCCTGGACAAGACCGAGGGAGTGATCAAACATTTGTTGAATGACGCCCGGAATACGATGACCGATATTTTTGAGCATCGATGTGCTTTAATCAACCAAAAAGGGATTTGTCATCAATGCAGCCATATCAACGAAATATTCAACCCCAAACAAAATCAGCAGGTGGAACTGATGAAGTTGGAACTGGTAAAAGCATCAAAGAAATATAACCGGGAGCAGCTTTTTACATTGCGCACTTTACTGGTAAAGGCGATCGATCCGCTTCATGCGGCAGGTACCGACTTTCACGAAGAAATAATGAATTGCCTTAAGACTGCGATTGGTGAAAAACAGGATTTTTTTGAGCGTAAGTCAGATAAGAAAGAGTAA
- a CDS encoding TlpA family protein disulfide reductase produces the protein MNVGDIVPDIAFTNLYNYQSKTAKLSDYKGKLVVIDFWGKYCTSCIHTLFKLDSLQRKFRDQLQVITASDFADQAEVEKMFKKFGKGQNFAFPALSNKGGVLYNYFPYKIVSHLVWINRQGVVAAITGSDYVTEKNISYLLANETANWPIKRDLEDFKYNAPLLSLSNSNIEPPKFIYYSTLTSHLDGVSAPNGTFINDKDSTTLTRYYNTTLFELCKLSLGFPDDSCIHFNVTDIDRYKWSGKGLRSDWVRANTYCYSLVLPGSLTGDQLQNAVRTDVKRWLNALGITIVSSKQLVCGVATSTYTIEDRPL, from the coding sequence TTGAATGTAGGGGATATTGTACCGGATATAGCCTTTACCAACCTTTACAATTACCAATCAAAAACGGCTAAGTTATCAGACTATAAAGGCAAGCTTGTAGTTATAGATTTTTGGGGTAAATATTGCACATCCTGCATTCACACCCTTTTTAAGCTGGATAGCCTTCAAAGAAAATTCAGAGATCAACTCCAGGTAATAACCGCTTCTGACTTTGCAGACCAGGCGGAAGTAGAAAAAATGTTTAAGAAATTTGGTAAAGGCCAAAACTTCGCATTCCCGGCGCTAAGCAACAAAGGCGGTGTTCTCTATAATTACTTTCCATACAAAATTGTATCGCACCTTGTATGGATAAATAGGCAGGGCGTGGTAGCAGCAATAACAGGGTCCGATTATGTAACAGAAAAGAATATAAGCTATTTATTAGCAAACGAAACAGCTAACTGGCCAATAAAAAGAGATCTTGAAGATTTTAAATACAACGCGCCATTGTTAAGCCTTAGCAATAGTAATATTGAACCGCCAAAATTCATTTATTACTCCACCTTAACATCCCATCTGGACGGCGTTTCAGCCCCGAACGGCACGTTTATTAATGATAAAGACAGCACCACTTTAACCCGTTATTACAATACTACATTGTTTGAACTGTGTAAACTTTCACTGGGATTTCCTGATGACAGCTGTATACATTTTAATGTAACAGATATTGATAGGTACAAATGGTCGGGAAAAGGGCTACGGTCTGATTGGGTGCGTGCCAACACCTATTGTTATTCTCTGGTATTGCCCGGCAGCCTTACAGGTGATCAATTACAGAACGCCGTCCGTACCGATGTTAAGCGTTGGCTAAATGCGCTTGGAATTACTATTGTTTCCTCCAAACAGCTGGTATGCGGAGTTGCTACATCAACCTATACCATTGAAGACAGGCCGCTGTAA
- a CDS encoding DUF6428 family protein encodes MKLSEIKSILPGLDNVAFLLPDGTKVPEHFHVTEVGIVNKHFIDCGGTTRYEAKVNFQLWNANDYEHRLKPAKLLNIINLCEQKLSITDNLEVEVEYQGDTIGKYALDFDGASFVLVSTVTDCLAKDSCGVPAEKQKISLKELSVNAETCCSPGGGCC; translated from the coding sequence ATGAAACTGTCTGAAATTAAAAGCATATTACCTGGCCTGGATAATGTAGCATTTCTGCTACCTGACGGTACCAAAGTGCCGGAACACTTTCATGTAACAGAAGTAGGAATAGTAAATAAGCACTTTATTGATTGTGGTGGTACAACCCGTTATGAAGCTAAAGTTAACTTCCAACTCTGGAATGCCAATGACTATGAGCACCGTTTAAAGCCCGCTAAATTGCTAAATATTATCAATCTCTGCGAACAAAAACTTTCTATTACTGATAACCTGGAAGTGGAAGTTGAATACCAGGGTGACACCATTGGTAAGTATGCTCTGGATTTTGACGGAGCATCATTTGTTCTTGTGTCCACTGTTACCGATTGCCTTGCAAAAGATAGTTGTGGAGTGCCTGCAGAAAAGCAAAAAATATCATTAAAAGAATTATCTGTTAATGCTGAAACCTGCTGCTCACCTGGAGGAGGCTGTTGCTAA
- a CDS encoding FecR domain-containing protein: MTDNTLVIKSLIKKHLEGSATAQEEAAFIQLWNLYDDEELAQLIEEVNAEMPSPPAENLPKVDAAALARKIVTIAAARKVAQRKRTLVKYAVPIAASVLLVVGLWMNKVLSERQQYKVICGASIEAGDINTTEFNCTIKDGEKNYLVDSNTSLQLRYNGLRIIQRPGKIVYQQHNGTDDTIRFRGHEISTASEQQYLVVLPGNTVLRLNAQTKLKIAPDPSTGTLTASLMQGEVFAESQGALTMTGPNVNITSQGGSFDLRAIEGGSLIAVSKGRLEASFPSGNSETLNFSDWSAFVKIKDKEIIKDSIMTQRCEDIEGFTVWKNTERVYENVPLAVFVDQMQYWYGVRFTDLKCLDKEKRVTTRLCYKATREDFFAVLRHNGFKVYTTSSGYTFCNPEREKKEQIVARQ, from the coding sequence ATGACTGATAATACACTTGTAATAAAATCATTGATAAAAAAACATTTGGAAGGTAGCGCTACCGCACAGGAAGAAGCCGCATTCATCCAGTTATGGAATTTATACGACGATGAAGAGCTGGCACAGTTGATAGAAGAAGTAAATGCGGAAATGCCATCGCCGCCAGCAGAAAATCTGCCAAAGGTGGATGCCGCTGCCTTAGCCCGCAAAATTGTGACAATAGCAGCTGCCCGAAAAGTGGCACAAAGAAAACGAACTTTGGTAAAATATGCGGTACCTATTGCTGCCAGCGTATTGCTTGTAGTTGGGTTGTGGATGAACAAAGTGCTTTCGGAAAGGCAACAATATAAAGTAATATGCGGTGCTTCAATAGAAGCCGGTGATATAAATACCACGGAATTTAATTGCACTATTAAGGATGGCGAAAAGAACTACCTGGTGGATAGCAATACAAGCCTGCAGTTGCGGTATAACGGTCTAAGGATAATACAACGGCCTGGAAAGATTGTTTATCAACAACATAATGGCACCGATGACACAATTCGTTTCCGAGGGCACGAAATTAGCACAGCTTCGGAACAGCAATACCTGGTGGTGTTACCTGGCAATACCGTTTTGCGACTAAATGCCCAAACCAAGTTGAAAATAGCACCTGACCCATCAACAGGCACCTTAACAGCATCCCTGATGCAGGGAGAAGTATTTGCTGAAAGCCAGGGAGCGTTAACAATGACCGGACCTAATGTCAATATCACCAGCCAGGGCGGCAGTTTTGACCTGCGGGCCATAGAAGGCGGCAGTTTGATTGCTGTATCAAAAGGCCGCCTGGAAGCCAGTTTTCCTTCAGGTAACTCCGAAACTTTGAACTTTAGCGATTGGTCCGCCTTTGTCAAAATAAAAGACAAAGAGATAATTAAGGATAGTATTATGACTCAAAGGTGTGAGGATATCGAAGGTTTTACTGTTTGGAAAAATACAGAACGGGTGTATGAAAACGTGCCTCTGGCAGTTTTTGTAGACCAGATGCAGTATTGGTATGGGGTTCGGTTTACAGATCTGAAATGCCTGGATAAAGAAAAAAGAGTAACTACACGCTTATGCTACAAAGCAACCCGGGAGGATTTTTTTGCTGTATTGCGACATAATGGTTTTAAAGTTTATACTACCAGCAGTGGTTATACGTTCTGTAATCCGGAGAGAGAAAAAAAAGAGCAAATAGTGGCAAGACAATAA